From the genome of Perca fluviatilis chromosome 1, GENO_Pfluv_1.0, whole genome shotgun sequence, one region includes:
- the LOC120566383 gene encoding LOW QUALITY PROTEIN: probable E3 ubiquitin-protein ligase TRIML1 (The sequence of the model RefSeq protein was modified relative to this genomic sequence to represent the inferred CDS: inserted 3 bases in 2 codons) — protein MTAVNLFNTLEDLKEEEFKKFKWCLQQDILEGYQSIKVAKLENAERQDTVDVMVKTYQLHGALKVTKKVLEKINRNDLVQSLPDTSSGPEDMAAANYLQSEDQFLCSICLDVFTDPVSTPCGHNFCKNCITEHWNTSNRCLCPLCKEGFTTIPDLRVNTFISEMVAHSSEQQVSKPGEVPCDVCTGTKLKALKSCLVCLVSYCETHLEPHLTMSGLKRHQLIDPVENLEGRICTKHDKPLELFCNPLSTDQTCVCILCNVLDHKKHDVVPLKEEYERKKAEVKFTRXDPEEMTKIQEIKNSVDLSEEDADREIAEGVQVFTSLKESVERGLNELINTIKEKQKTTEKQAEAFIKELEQEISELMKRSTEVEQVLRSEDHLHLLQSVQSLNIQQPPPTNYWTEVSVHPSSYEGTVVKAVAQLEETLCKEMKKWLAESELKRVQQYAVDVTLDPDTASPYLILSDDGKQVNLGDVEKNLPDNPERFSKCVNVLGKQSVSSDRFYFEVQVKGXDWDLGVARESINRKEDITLSPQKGYWTIWLRNTNDYKANDSPPVLLSLKSPPQKVGVFVDYEEGLVSFFDVDAAALIYSFTGCSFTEKLFPFFSPGLNDGGKNSAPLIISPVRVN, from the exons ATGACGGCAGTGAACCTTTTCAACACTTTGGAGGATTTAAAAGAAGAGGAATTTAAGAAATTCAAATGGTGTCTGCAGCAAGACATCCTGGAAGGCTACCAAAGCATCAAAGTGGCCAAGTTGGAGAATGCAGAAAGGCAGGACACGGTGGACGTGATGGTGAAAACCTATCAACTTCACGGAGCTCTGAAGGTGACCAAGAAGGTTTTAGAGAAGATCAACAGGAATGATCTGGTGCAGAGTCTGCCAGACACCAGCTCAGGACCAGAAG ATATGGCTGCTGCAAACTACCTACAATctgaagatcagtttctgtgctcgatctgtctggatgtgttcacGGATCCTGTCAGCACACCATGTGGACACAACTTCTGCAAGAATTGCATCACTGAACACTGGAATACTAGTAACAGGTGCCTTTGTCCCCTGTGTAAGGAGGGTTTTACCACAATACCTGATTTGAGGGTCAACACTTTCATCTCTGAGATGGTCGCTCA cagctcagagcaacaagtgtccaaaccaggagaagttccctgtgacgtctgcactggaaccaaactgaaggccctgaagtcctgcctggtgtgtctggtcTCCTACTGTGAGACTCACTTGGAGCCTCATCTGACCATGTCAGGCCTTaaaagacatcagctgatcgACCCTGTGGAGAACCTGGAAGGCAGGATTTGTACAAAGCATGATAAACCTCTGGAGCTCTTCTGTAATCCTCTTTCt ACCGACCAGACATGTGTCTGCATACTCTGCAATGTTTTAGATCACAAGAAGCATGATGTTGTTCCTCTGAAAGAAGAATATGAAAGAAAGAAGGCAGAGGTGAAATTCAccag tgatccagaagagatGACAAAGATTCAGGAGATCAAAAACTCAGTTGAcctcagtgaggaagatgcagacagagagatagcagaaggtgttcaggtcttcacttctctgaaggagtctgttgagagaggcctgaatgaactcatcaacacgatcaaagagaagcagaaaacaacagaaaaacaggccgaagctttcatcaaagagctggaacaggaaatctctgagctgatgaagagaagcactgaggtggagcagGTGTTACGCTCTGAAGaccacctccatcttctccagagtGTCCAGTCCCTAAACATCCAACAACCTCCACCCACCAACTACTGGACAGAAGTCAGCGTCCATCCATCATCATATGAGGGGACTGTGGTGAAAGCTGTGGCtcagctggaggagacactCTGTAAAGAGATGAAGAAGTGGCTCGCTGAGtctgagctgaagagggtccagcagtatgcagtggatgtgactcttgatcctgatacagcaTCTCCTTatctcatcctgtctgatgatGGGAAACAAGTGAATCTTGGTGATGTAGAGAAGAATCTCCCAGACAACCCAGAGAGATTTTCTAAGTGTGTTAATGTTTTAGGAAAGCAGAGTGTCTCTTCAGACAGATTTTACTTTGAGGTTCAAGTTAAAG AAGATTGGGATTTAGGAGTGGCCAGAGAGTCGATCAACAGGAAGGAAGACATCACACTGAGTCCTCAGAAAGGTTACTGGACTATATGGTTGAGAAATACAAATGACTACAAAGCTAATGATTCTCCTCCCGTCCTTCTCTCTTTGAAGTCTCCTcctcagaaggtgggggtgtttgtggattatgaggagggtctAGTCTCCTTTTTTGACGTagatgctgcagctcttatctactcctttactggctgctccttcactgagaaactcttcccATTCTTCAGTCCTGGTCTTAATGATGGTGGTAAAAACTCTGCccctctgatcatctctcctgtcagagTAAACTAA
- the LOC120566742 gene encoding zinc finger protein RFP-like — MCTKHDKPLELFCKTDQTCVCMLCSVFDHKKHDVVLLKEEYDGKKVELGKTGAEIQQMIQKRRLKIQEIKHSVDLSDKNVDREIAEGVQVFTSLKESVERGLNELINTINEKQKTTEKQAEAFIKELEQEISELMKRSTELEQVLRSEDHLHLLQSVQSLNIQQPPPTKDWTEVKVCPSSYEGTVRKAGAQLEETLSEEMKKLLAESELRRVQQYAVDVTLDPDTAHPKLILSDNGKQVNYVDVRKNLPDNPERFSKCVSVLGKQSFSSGRFYFEVQIKGKTKWDLGVAKESINRKGSITLSPQNGYWTIELRNRNEYKALTGPGVRLSLKSPPQKVGVFVDYEEGLVSFYDVDAAALIYSFTGCSFTEKLFPFFSPYKNDGGKNSAPLIISPVKVN, encoded by the coding sequence ATGTGTACGAAGCACGATAAAcctctggagctgttctgtaagactgaccagacatgtgtctgcatgctctgcAGTGTTTTTGATCACAAGAAGCATGATGTTGTTCTTCTGAAAGAAGAATATGACGGAAAGAAGGTAGAGCTAGGGAAGACAGGGGCTGAAATTCAacagatgatccagaagagacgactgaagattcaggagatcaaacactcagtcgacctcagtgacaaaaatgtagacagagagatagcagaaggtgttcaggtcttcacttctctgaaggagtctgttgagagaggcctgaatgagctcatcaacacgatcaatgagaagcagaaaacaacagaaaaacaggctgaagctttcatcaaagagctggaacaggaaatctctgagctgatgaagaGAAGCACTGAGCTGGAGCAGGTGTTACGCTCTGAAGACCACCTCCATCTCCTCCAGAGTGTCCAGTCCCTAAACATCCAACAACCTCCACCCACCAAGGACTGGACAGAGGTCAAAGTCTGTCCATCATCATATGAGGGGACTGTGAGGAAAGCTGGGGCtcagctggaggagacactcagtgaagagatgaagaagctgctcGCTGAGTCTGAGCTGAGGAGGGTccagcagtatgcagtggatgtgactcttgatcctgatacagcaCATCCTAAACTCATCCTGTCTGATAATGGGAAACAAGTGAATTATGTTGATGTGCGGAAGAATCTCCCAGACAACCCAGAGAGATTTTCTaagtgtgttagtgttttaggAAAACAGAGTTTCTCTTCAGGCAGATTTTACTTTGAGGTTCAAATTAAAGGAAAGACTAAATGGGATTTAGGAGTGGCCAAAGAGTCGATCAACAGGAAGGGAAGCATCACACTGAGCCCTCAGAATGGTTACTGGACTATAGAGTTGAGAAATAGAAATGAGTACAAAGCTCTAACTGGCCCTGGTGTCCGtctctctctgaagtctcctcctcagaaggtgggggtgtttgtggattatgaggagggtctggtctccttttatgacgtagatgctgcagctcttatctactcctttactggctgctccttcactgagaaactcttcccATTCTTCAGTCCCTATAAGAATGATGGTGGTAAAAACTCTGCccctctgatcatctctcctgtcaAAGTAAACTAA